The sequence AGTAACAGAACCATATGTATGTCCTGGTGTTTCAATTATATAAATACTATTCAAATCTTTTAAACTATCCCTTTCAAAGATTTCAAATTCGGCAAATCTTTTTAAAAAATTCAAGCTAAAATAAAGTATGTTTGAATAAAAAGTTCCCTTTGATGGTGGAAGATGAATTATTTTATTTTTTACAAATTCATAATCCCTCTCATGTATAAAAATTTTTGTTCCATTTTTTTGCAAAAAGCTTGCATTTCCAATGTGATCCCAGTGACCGTGTGTTATAAGTAAAAAGTCTAATTTTTCTTTAAGAGAATTTATTTTTCTTCTTTCAAAAGGTGAGCCTGAATCTATAAGTATTTTTTTTCCATTCAATTCTACTAAATAAAAAACAGAATAAAAGGAAGAAATTCTTTTAATTTTCAATTTAAAGATCTATAAATCTTTGATGATAAATTCTTAAAAGCCCCAGGTTTACAGATTTTCTCGCAAAGGTAATAAGGAACCCTTTAAATTTGGGAGGGTTCTTTGACAATATAACAACCTTTTCCTTGGTAAAAATATATAAAATTGTTCTATTATCTTTATTATAACTTTTAAAGAAATTAATAAGGTCTCTTCTATCCTGAGGGGAAATATTAAAGGAAACTTCCTCATAAATTGAATTACCATTTTCATCTGTCACAATAATTCCATTAACATCAGGATTTTTTAACATTTCTTTTAAATAAAAAAAACCTTTCTTACCTTTTGTTATTCCTTCCATTTGAGCTTTTTAACTATCCATCTTAATGTAACAAAATTTGTATTTTTCTTAAAAATAAGAAATTTCCATTTACCATATCCCTTGAAACCTACTTCTGGTAAATCCTTTTCAACAATTATTTCTCGAGGTTCCCCGATGCCCCATTTTTTAAAGTAAGCTTCAATAACTGTAACAAAGGGAAGAAGATCATCATTTTCTCTTATCTCTTCAAGCTCGTCAATACCTTTTAAAAAATCAAAAAGCTCTTCTTTTTCTTCAGCTAATTCAATTTCTTCTTTTCTTTCAATATCCTCTTTTTTTTCTATTTTAATTTTTTCTTCCTCAATTATTTGTTTATCTTTCTTTTCCCTTATTTCTCTCAGTTTTTCTTTTAAATATTTTACTTTTTCCTGATCCTTTTGAAGTTCTGCTATTTTTATCCAAAGGGAAAGAGCTCTTTCGGAAAAAGGGCTTGACCTTAAATAATCCTTTAAAAGAGTCTCAGCTTCAATAATTAAGTTATGTTCAATATACTCCTCAACAAGTTCAAGAAGTAGACTGGACCTTGGATCATAAAAAAGTTTTTCTTCTTTCATATTAAGAGTTTTCTCTTATCAATTTCTAAAAGTAAAGTCCTTAGAAGGGATAAAAGTCTATCAATTCTTTCCTTTAAGTCAGGAGTTGAATATTCATAAGCTTTTTCCCATGCTTTAAGTGCTCCCTGAAGGTCTCCAAATTTAACTCTTACAAAACCCATACCATAGTAGCCTAAGGGGTTATGTGGATCCCTCCTTATTACTTGATAATACTCCTGTGATGCAAGTCTATAATTTTTTAAAAGGAAATATAGATCAGCAAGAAGAAGATGAGCCATTATAAAATCAGGATAAAGGGAGAGAGCTTTACTCAAAAAAGCTTCAGCTTCTAAATATTTACCCTTTTTTATCATATCCCTTGCTTTTAAAAAAAGCTCTTCTGCCTCTCTTTTTGCTTTTTCTTCAATAGCTTTATCCACTTCCTTAAATTCTATAATACCTCTTTCATGTAATCTTATTATCTCTTTTGCTACTTCAATAGAAGACAATCTAAATTCCTCCATAATATCCTCAATTTTTCTTCTTCCATCCACAAGGGAAAGTATTTTCCATTCAAGAGGAGAAAGGTCAAGAGCGGAAGCACCCTCATTTAGCCATTTTTCAGATAAAACGGGAACAAGGGAATAGGATGGTATTTTTTTTGAAATTTCTTCCCATTCATCAAGTCTTCTTGAACTCTCAAGTAAAATATCTTGAATATCAAAAGAAAATGGATCTGGCAAAACTTCTCCTTCATCTTTTATTTCATCAAACCTAAATATTCCCTTTTTCCATGAAAGAATTTCAAACATTCTTGTTTCATTAGACATTCTTAAAATTTTTATAATTGGGGAAAGATCTTTAATTTTTTCATAGGCAATTTTTAAAATTTCTTTCTCATTAAATTTTAAATCTTCCTTTAAATCTTTCAAAAGACCTGACTGTTTTATTTTTGTATATAGGAAATCATCACCAACTATTGTTATAAGCTGTAAATTACCTCTCTTTAAAATAATCTCTGCAGAATTTTTTTCCTTTTTAAGTTCATTTATAGCTTTAATCTTACCTGTTTTTCTATTCATAGCAAGTATCTGCAAAAAATCAATAAGGGAAAGTTCTTCAAGTTTACCTTCAATTGGCATTAAATTCGCACCTCCTTTTCAAGCATTTTTAACCATTTTAATGCAAGTGCAGAATGTTCCTTTGCCTTTTTTGCAAGAGGTGAATTCTCGGAAAGCCTCACAACTTTAGTCCATTCTTCAATTGCTTTTGCATACTTTCCAATTAAAGCGTAGCATACACCGAAATAGAAATGCAATTCCTCTTTTAAAAAGAAATCCTTTTGCAAGGATTTAAAAATCTCTATAGCTTCTTTGTATTTACCCTTTGCTGTAAGTTCAATGGCAATTAGAAGATCAGCATATTTAGTAGCTCCCTCTTTCTTTAAAACCTCTATTTTATTTCTAAAATTTTCTTCATCCTTTAATTTTAAAGAACATCTCGCATATGCATAAAGTGCTTCCTTATTTTTACTATCTTCTTTAATGATTTTTTCATACTCTTTTCTTGCCTCCTCGTATCTTTCGAGTTTTTCAAGCAATTCACCAAACCACATTATTATCTTATTATCAGGTTTAGATTTTTTTAATACCTTGTTTAAAACTTCCAAGGCTTCATTCAATTCACCCTTTCTTTCCTTTATTTTTGCCTTTAAAAGTAAAACATCAATGTACTCTTTATCTTTCTTTAGAATCTTATCTAATTCTTCCTCTGCCCTATCATATCTTTTTGTTCTATAAAATACATGTGCAAGGTGCAATCTTATTCTATCATCCTCTTTTTCTTTAAGTAATTTAAAATAAAAATTCTCTGCATTTTCATAAAAACCAAGGTTTTCGTAAGCAAGGGCAAGTAAATAAAGAATCTCCTTATCCTCAGGATATTTTTTATTAAGGGGAAGTAAAAGCTTAAGGGCATTTTCAAAATCCCTATTCTTTAAAAGAATTTTAACTTTTTTTAACTCAAGAAACTTATCACCCTCAAATTCTTCAACCTCTTTAGAAGGGAAAATTCTTGATTCAACAGGTCTTGGGGAACCTTCAATAGCAAATAGATATTGGAATACATTTGCCTTTTCTTCTTCCTTAAAACTAACATCTTCACCGTTTATTTTTGAAAGTAAAAAGGCAGCATAAGAAAAATCAGGTTCTATTCTTAAAGCTTCTCTCAAAAGTTCTTTTGCTTTATATTTTTCTCCAATCTCATTAAGTATTTTTGCATAAAGAGTAAGATAAAATGGGTTCTCCTTTTCAATTTCATTAATCTCTTTAAGATACTGAAGGCTTTTTTCCAAATTATTCTCTTCAATTGCTATGAGAGATAAATTATAAAGTGGAACTATAAAACCTGGCTCAATTTCATAGGATCTCTGAAAATATTCTTTGGCTTTTTCTCTATTTTCATTTGCTATTATACAGGCTAAATTATTTAAAGCATAAGGATAATTCTTTATCCCTTCGAAAATTTTTCTTGCTTTTTCTGTATCTCCCCTTCTCGAAAGAGCTATTGCGTACATATTCCATGTATGAAAGTCCTTTTCTTTAATTTCTTCTATTAAAGAAATAGCCTTATCCCAGTTCTCTTCAAGTAGAAAGATTTCAGCCTCTATTTTCTTTAATTCGGGTCTTGTATCATCCATTTTCTTTAGTTCTTCAAGAATATTCTTTGCTTCCCTCAAGAAGAGTTTGTTTTTGTATGCTTCAAGAAGATTAAGTCTTGATTCAAAAGGATCTGCTTTTATCTCAATTATTCCTATGGATTCCTGTAATAATTCCTCAATAGATGGAGCTTCTTCATCTATACCAAGTGCTCCTTGAACTTTTGATATCCTGGGGTCAAGCTCTTTTGCCTTTATAGCTTCTTCTAAGGCTTCTTCTAAATATCCTTTTTCTCCAAGAGCGAAAGAAAGATAAAGATGAGCTTTTGCATTGTTTGGGTCTTTTTCAATTACTTCTCTTAGAACTTTTATTGCTGAGTCATAATTTCCCTGATTATATAAAACTTCTCCCAGATCAAGTTTAATATCTAAATCTTCTGGTAGAATTCTTTGAGCTCTTCTAATTGCTGCAATTGCCTCTGGAAATTTTCCCATTTTTTTGTAACATCTTATCACCCCTTTAATTGCTTCCTTATTTTTTGAATCTCTTAGCAAAACCTCTCTATACTCCCTCAAAGCATGTGAGTATTTTGCTAATTGGTAAAGGGTCTTTGCATATTCAAGCCTTGCGTTAATATCCTCAGGATTTTGTTCTACTTTCCTAAAATATTTATCAATAAGATCTTCTTTTTTCTTGGTTTTTTTTAAAATTATTTCAAGATTGATTCTTGCTATATTAAAATCTGGATCAATATCAAGAGCTTTTTTAAGCTCATTAATAGCTTCATCAAATAAGCCTCTGTTGAAATAAACTACCGCAAGGTTGTTATGAGCTGCTGGATCAAATGGATCAATCTTTGTAGCAAAAGACTTCAAAATTCTAATCTCTTCCTGAGTAGGAGATCTCATTCAAAAAAGGATTTTAATTTTTCCTGAATTATACCAATTGCGTGTTCATCAGGTAAAAAGAAAAATGCTATCTTTATTTCTAATCCATTTTCTATTTTCAAAATTGACTTTATGCATAAAGCAAAACCTCTTTCTGCCTCAATCTGAAGAAAAGCATCTGAAAGAATAGCCCTTATATTATCATTCTTTAAAAAGGGTACAGTAGGTAGGGCTAAAAGTCCAAGAAAATCTGATAAGGCTGTCATATATGCTCCTGTGATAATATTCCCCACTTCCTTTAAAGCAGATTCTTCCTGTTCATTAATTTCAGAAACCCTTTCTCTGATTAAAAGAGATAAAAGGGAAATAGCTTCTTCTTTTGAAAGTAAAAGGAGAGTAAGTCCGGTAAGATCTCCTAAAAAATAAAGAAGAATTCCAATAGCTTCTTCATCAGTCTTACCTGCAACTTTTTCAAAAACAGTTCCCATATCACCTATAAAAACCTCAGGTACACTCATCATTACCTTTCTGTTTATAAGACCAGAAAGTGCGGTGGCTGCATGACCGCAACCAATATTTGCTACTTCCCTCAAACCTTCAATACCAAAAATTCCTTCTTCTTCTTTCATTTTAATTCTCCATAAATTTTGAAGGGTCTATAATAATTGATGGGGTTCCATCCCACAAAATTGTTCCTCCTGAGATATAGGGTATTCTCATAATATAAATGTCAAGAGATTTTACTACTACATCCATCTGAGAAATAACTTTATCCACTATTAAAAGAGCCCTTTTTCTATCACTTTCTATCAAAAGAGCAGAAAACTTCTCTCCTTTTGAACCATTCAATTTTAATTTCTTAGACATCCAGATACATGGAAGAACTTCATCTCTTATTAACATGTAATCTCTGCCCATAATTTTCTTTATATCTCTCTCACTTCCTTCTATTATTTCTTGAATAAAAACAAGGGGTATAACAAATCTGTTACCTGATACATCAACAACCACACCTCTTGTTATAGCAATAGAAAGAGGTAATTTTAGTTTTATAGTGGTACCCTTCATATATTCACTTTCAATTTCCATAAAACCACCCATCCTTGTTATAAACTGTTTAACAACATCCAGTCCCACCCCTCTGCCAGAAATCATTGTAGTATCCTCTTTTGTTGAAAAACCAGGAATTGTAATAAGTTCAAAAACCTCTTTGTCAGTTAAAACCTTTGCCCTTTCCTCTGAAATTAAACCTTTTTCAATTGCCCTTTTAATAACCTTGTTTTTATCAACACCCTTTCCATCATCTTTTATATAAATTGTTACCGAGTTTTTTTCCCTTTCAAGTTTTATATAAATTATGCCTTTCCTACTTTTTCCAAATTTTAATCTTTCCTCAGGGAGCTCAATCCCGTGATCAAGAGAATTTCTAATTATATGAAGAAGCGGTTCTCTCATCTCCTCAAGTAAAGCTCTATCAAGTTCAATATCCCCCCCCTCTATTAAAAGTTCTGCTTCTTTTCTCATTTCTTTTGCTTTATCTCTTACAAATCTTTTAAATCTCTCAAGAATATGAAAAGCAGGAATTAGTCTTATTGACATAACATCATCCTGAAGATAGGAAATAAGTCTTTCAAGATTTTCCATATTGTCCTGTATTTCCCTATCTTCTATTTGTCTTAATTTTGAAAACAACCTTTCCTTAGCAATAACTATTTCTCCCAACCTATCCATTATTGTATCAAGTTTCTCCGATTTAACTTTGATTTCTTCAAGAGGCTTAATTTCAAATTCTTTTTCCTCTGGTATTATTTCCTTTTTTTCTTCAATAAAATAATGCTCCACATCTTCAAAACTCTCAACCACCTCCACAATTTCTTCTTTCTCCCTTTCAGTCTCAAGTGTTATCTTAAGTAAATTACTAACATTTTCTTTTATTATTTCATCTTCACTTGGTTCTGAAAAAACTACATTAAATTTCTCCTTAAATTCCCTTAAAATAACAAACATTCTTGCAGCAATAAGAGGGGTTTGAGGATCAATGTATATTTCTATTTCATAAAACTTTTTTGATATATCTTTCTCTTTTACAGATTTTAACTCATCAAAACTAAAAGATCCCCTTCCCTCAAGCATCATCTTTAAAGCATCCAATGCTTTAAAGAGAAAATCAAAATCCAAATCTTTCTTTTTGCCTTTTCTTAGCTCATCAAATTCATCCTCAAGTCTGTGACAAAAATTTTCTACATCCTTTTTCTCAACTGCTGCTGCCATTCCCTTCAAAGTATGTGCAAGTCTAAAAATCTCATTTAATATCTTTTCTGAAGCAGGTTTTTTTTCAAGCTCAAGTATATTTTTCTCTAAGTTTGTTAATATCTCCTCTGCCTCACTTTTAAAAAGTTCAAGATATTTTTTTTCTATCATTTTGACTTTATAACTCTTTCAACAGCTTCAAGGACCCTAGCAGGCTGGAAAGGTTTTACTATGTAGTCCTTAGCTCCAGCTTGAATAGCTTCAAGAACAAGGGGTTGTTGTCCCATAGCAGATACCATTATTATTTTTGCATGAGGATCAAAAGATATTATTTCTCTAACTGCGTCTATTCCACTTTTATCAGGCATGACTATATCCATTGTCACAATATCAGGTTTAAGTTCCCTATAAAGTCTTACAGCCTCTTCACCATTTGAAGCCTCTCCACATATTTCATAACCACCCTTTTTTAATATATCTGCAAGAAGTTTCCTCATGAATTGTGCATCATCTACTATTAATACTCTCGGATTCATCAAGTTTTCCCCTATTTAAAATGGATTTGAACCTCACCGGGAATCTTTTTTGGATCTATTATTAAAAATTTTCTCTTCTCAACAACAGCTTGACCTTTTAAAAGGGACCTATCTATATCTTTTTTTATATTTTCTGGAATTTCACCCATTTTAATCTCTTCACATTCAAAAACTCCAAGGATTGTATCTACCTCACAGGCATAAATTCTCTTTAGCTCAGGAGAAAGTATAATAAAAAACTTTTCTTTACCTTCTCCATTTTCTTCAATGTTCATTCTTTTTTTTAAATCAAAAAGAGGTACAACATTGCCCCTTAAGTTAAAAATTCCTTTAAAATGAGGGGGAGAAAGTGGAACAGGAACAACTGGTTTTGGTTCTGAAATCTCAAGAACATTTTCCATAAGAAAAGAAAATTCCTTTTCAGAAATCCTAAAAGCAATTATTTGTTTTTTTTCCATTAATGAATTATAAAATCAATCAGCTTGTTTTTTCCACCATTCCGAAACCCATTGAAGTTTTTTCTCCCAGTCCAGAATCCATTATAAATCTTAAAACCTGAATATTACCCCTTAAATTCAAAGTAGCCATATACCCTTTAACTTTTATGTTTTTGATGGAGTAAAGCTTTGACTTATACGATTCACACATTATTTCTATATCATAATCTGAAAGCCTTTCCCCTGTAAAACATTCAAATTTATTTTTTATTATTTCTTTTAATTTATGGTAAAAATGCTCGGTTTCAGGAGAAAGATAAATTGAAAAACTTTTATCCCCCTCTTTTTTGCTCTGAGAAACAACAAGAGGAGAAAGTGTTTTAGCTTTTAATTCATTCTTAATTTCGCTTATTTCAAATATCTTTGTTTTTAAAACAGGAAGATTATAGCAAATGAGCTTCAAAAAGCCTTCTTTTTTTAAAACACTTTCAAGAATTTCAATAAAAACTGAATCTGGTGAAGAAAGTATAAAAGTTAAAGGACCTATCATTAATATATAATCCTTTTCAAAAGAAATTTTTTGAGGGAAAAGAGGAGAAAAGGAAAAAAGTTTAAAATTTTTATTCTTATAACTCCATCCTTTTGAATGAATATTGTATGAAAATTTTAAACTATATTTACTTAAAAGATAATAGATAGAAGAAGCAAGGAAATAATTATATGACCAAGGGATCTTGTATTCTTTATCTTCACCAACCAGAAGCTTCAGCCTCAAATTCTCTCTTTTATACGCCCCCGGCAGGACTTGAACCCGCAACCACCGGATTAGAAATCCGATGCTCTATCCAGTTGAGCTACGGGGGCAGTATATTTATAAATTATAAAATTTTACAAATTAAATTTCAATTTTTTAACCTTGACAAATTAACGATTTTTATTTATAATAATTAAAAAGGTTCTAATCCTATAAAAATTAAAAATAAGATATGCCAACTTTTGTATGGAAAGGAAGAACTCCTGAAGGAAGGGCAGTTGAAGGAGAGATGTCAGCAGAATCCCAGCAGGAAGTAATTTCAGCTTTAAGAAAAAGAAATATCATACCAATTTCTGTAAATATTAAAGAAAAAAAGAAATTACCCTCTCTTGAAGACCTTTTTCCATCAAAAATAAAAGTTGATGAAATGGCTATGTTTACAAAACAGTTTGCAACAATGCTGGAAGCTGGTCTCCCTTTAATGGATGCTCTAAACACTCTTTATATTCAGACTAAAAATAGAACCCTTAAAAAAACAATAGGAAAAATTGCAGAAGACCTTGAAGGTGGTTATACTCTTGCAGATTCTATGAGAAAACATAAAAAAGTCTTCTCTGACCTCTATGTTAATATGGTAGAAGCAGGAGAAAAAGGTGGTGCTTTAGGTGAGATACTCATACGTCTTGCTGAATACCTTGAAAAAACTGCTGATTTGCAGAGAAAAATTAAAGGTGCAATGGTTTACCCTGTTATAGTTTTAGTTGTAGCCATTGCAGCAACAGTAGCCCTACTTGTATTTGTTATTCCAACCTTTGCTAATCTTTATGAAGGCTTTGGTGCAGAACTTCCTTTTCTCACAAAGATGGTTATTGGGCTTTCCAATTTTGTTAAAAAATTTATTTTATTAATTATTTTATTTATTGTTGCAATTGTTGTGGGATTAAGAATGTGGTATGGAACAGATCCAGGAAAGGAAGTTATAGATAGAGTTATGTTAAAATTTCCTATAATCGGTAACCTTATTCACAAACAGGCACTTTCAAGATTTTCAAGAACCCTTTCCACACTTTTAAGAAGTGGTGTTCCTTTAATAGACTCAATGGACATAACATCCAAAACAACTGGAAACAGAGTTGTCCAGCATGCCCTGGAAAGAGCAAGAAATTCAATAAGAGAAGGATCAACAATTTCTTCACCCTTACAAAAATCAGGAGTATTTCCTCCACTTGTTGTCCAGATGGTACACATAGGAGAGCAATCCGGAAATTTGGACGAAATGTTATTAAAAGTATCTGAGTTCTATGATAAAGAAGTGGATGCAGCTGTGGATGCTCTTACATCAGCGCTTGAACCTCTAATTATGGTGGTACTTGGAGGGGTTGTTGGAACCATGGTTATAGCCATGTATTTACCTATATTCAAACTTATACCAACTTTAATGCAAAGCCTTTCTAAATAAGAAAAGAGAAAATAAAAGAGATTGATAACAAAAAAATATGATTATCTTTTAAGATTAGGTTTATTAACAAGACCTTTTATTGTATTTTTTTCTCTTTTTATAAGCTACTATTTTTTAAGAGAAATTTTTGAAATATCAATTTTGCCTTTTATCTTTATATTTTTATCTTCAGTAGTTCTTTCTCTTCTTTTTTATTATTCATCAAAAAAAGGAATAAAATCACCAATTATTTATCTTCTTGCTGATACTTTTCTCATAATAGGAATAATGCATTTTACAGGAGGTCCTGAAAGTGTATTTTCAATTCTTTTCTTTCTTGTAATAATAACTTCATCTCTTTATTTTGAAAAAGAAAAATACTTTTATTTTTCAGTATTTTTACTTCTTTTATACAACTTATTTTTATTTTTATGGACCAAAGGAATAATAAAAAATCCTTTTGAGCTTGAATTTAAAACTGAAGAAATTTTATTAAGAGGTTATATCACAACATTATCCTTACTTATAGCCTCTTTATTATCTTACATTCTCTCTGAAAGAGCAAGAAGGGGAGAAAAGGAAGCTGAAAAGACTGATATCCTTGCAAGAGAAATACTTAGAAACCTTGGAGAAATTGTAATAGTTAAAAATGAAAAAGGAGAAACAATTTTCAAAAACTCAGAAATTCCTGATCTTTTTTTAAATAATAAAAATATAAAAGAATTTAGCTATGACGGGAAACAGTATTCTTTGAATTATTCATCTTTTGATTTATTTAAAGAAAAATTTGAAATTTATGTCTTAAGGGATATTACAAAGGAAAGAGAAATGGAACAAATTTTAAAGCAGAAAGAGAAAGAAAAATTTTTAACAGAACTTTCCCATGGACTTGCTCATGAAATAAGAAATCCTCTTGCTGCAATTCAGGGAGCCATAACAACACTTTTAAAAGTAAAAGATGAAGATAAGAAGAAGCGTCTTATTGAACTTATTAAGAATGAAATTGAAAGACTTGATTTAATCATTAAAACCTTTCAAAATTATGCAAAAATTAAAAAAATAAAAAAGGAAAAAATATATTTAAAGAGTTTTATAAAAAGCTTAGCTTCAGAATTCGGAATAGAAAATATAGAATTTAAAAATGAGAAAGAGTACATTGAGGCAGAACCCTATTTAACTCAAATAGCTATCCAGAACCTCATAAGAAATGCTATTGAGGCTGTAAATGGAAATAGGGAAAAGGTAAAAGTTAAATTAATAGAAAATAAAATAATTATAGAAGATAAAGGGGAGGGAATACCTGAAGAGGAACTGGAAAAAGTTAAATATCCATTTTATACAACAAAACCAGGGGGTCTTGGAATGGGTTTACCTCTTACTGAAAGAATCTGTGAATTACATGGTTTTAAACTTATTCTTAAAAGTGAAAAAGGTAAAGGTACAGAGGCAATAATTGAACTTGTATGAAAAGGAAGATTCTTGTTATAGATGATGAGAAATCAATTTTAGAGTGGATAAAAATTGCCCTGGAAGATAAATATGAAGTTTTAACTACAACCAATCCAGAACTGGCTTTGAATAAAATAAAAGAGGAAAAACCTGGACTTATTATAACAGATATTAAAATGCCAGGAATTTCAGGATTTGAAATTTTAGAAGAAGCAAAAAAAATTAATTTTAATATACCAGTTATAATGATAACTGCCTATGCATCCCTTGAATCCGTTATTGAAGCCTTCAGAAAAGGAGCTTCAGATTATCTCATAAAACCTTTCTCAGAAGAAGAACTAATTTATAGGATTGAAAAATACTTACCTTTCATAAAAGAAGATAAAGAATTTATCGCAGTTGATGAAAAAACACTTGAAGTAAAAAAACTCGCCTTAAAGGCTTCCTATTCTGATGTTCCTGTTTTTTTATATGGTGAAAGTGGAGTAGGAAAAGAAGTAGTGGCAAGATTCATTCATAAAAATTCAAATAGAAAAGATAAAAATTTCGTAGCAGTAAACTGTGCAGCCCTACCTTCTGAACTCCTTGAATCAGAACTTTTCGGGTATAAAAAGGGAGCATTTACCGGTGCATTTAAAGATAAAAAAGGACTTTTAGAAATAGCTGATGGTGGTACTATTTTTCTTGATGAAATTTCAGAAATGCCTTTAAATCTTCAAAGCAAATTATTGAGGGTAATAGAAACAAAAGAAATAATACCAATAGGGTCTCTTGAATCAAAAAAAATAGATATAAAAATCATAAGCGCTACAAATAAAGAACCGAAAGAGGCAATTAAAGAAGGTAAATTAAGGGAAGATTTATATTACAGATTATCAACCTTTCCTATATACATTCCGCCTCTAAGAGAAAGGAAAAATGATATACCAGCTTTAACTCAATACTTTCTTAAAAACTTATCAAGGAAAATGAAAAAAGAATTTGTCCTTGATGATGAGGTACTTAAGATTTTAATGGAATATGAGTGGAGGGGAAATGTGAGGGAATTGGAAAATGTTATTGAAAGAGCCTGTATTATATGCGATGGTTTTATTATTAAAAAAGAACATTTACCCTTTGAAATTGTTGAAAAATCTGAAACTCAAAGAAGTTTAAAAGAACTTGAAGAAAAAATGATACTTAAAACCCTTGAAGAATTTAACGGAAATGTTAAGAAAGCAGCTCAAAAGCTTGGGTTGCATCCCTCAACTATATATAGAAAATTAAAAAAATTAAATAAGAAAAATGGAGAATAACGAGAAATTAGCAAAAATATTTAACAGGATGGCTGATGCTCTTGAATTCTTAGGTGAGATTCCCTTTAAAATTCAGGCTTACAGAAAAGCTGCAAGAACTCTTGAGAATCTTGATAAGGATATATCAGAAATAGATGACTTTCAGAAACTACCAGGAATAGGAGAAGGTATAGCAAAAAAAATAAAGGAAT comes from candidate division WOR-3 bacterium and encodes:
- a CDS encoding chemotaxis protein CheW; translation: MEKKQIIAFRISEKEFSFLMENVLEISEPKPVVPVPLSPPHFKGIFNLRGNVVPLFDLKKRMNIEENGEGKEKFFIILSPELKRIYACEVDTILGVFECEEIKMGEIPENIKKDIDRSLLKGQAVVEKRKFLIIDPKKIPGEVQIHFK
- a CDS encoding chemotaxis protein CheA — its product is MIEKKYLELFKSEAEEILTNLEKNILELEKKPASEKILNEIFRLAHTLKGMAAAVEKKDVENFCHRLEDEFDELRKGKKKDLDFDFLFKALDALKMMLEGRGSFSFDELKSVKEKDISKKFYEIEIYIDPQTPLIAARMFVILREFKEKFNVVFSEPSEDEIIKENVSNLLKITLETEREKEEIVEVVESFEDVEHYFIEEKKEIIPEEKEFEIKPLEEIKVKSEKLDTIMDRLGEIVIAKERLFSKLRQIEDREIQDNMENLERLISYLQDDVMSIRLIPAFHILERFKRFVRDKAKEMRKEAELLIEGGDIELDRALLEEMREPLLHIIRNSLDHGIELPEERLKFGKSRKGIIYIKLEREKNSVTIYIKDDGKGVDKNKVIKRAIEKGLISEERAKVLTDKEVFELITIPGFSTKEDTTMISGRGVGLDVVKQFITRMGGFMEIESEYMKGTTIKLKLPLSIAITRGVVVDVSGNRFVIPLVFIQEIIEGSERDIKKIMGRDYMLIRDEVLPCIWMSKKLKLNGSKGEKFSALLIESDRKRALLIVDKVISQMDVVVKSLDIYIMRIPYISGGTILWDGTPSIIIDPSKFMEN
- a CDS encoding MBL fold metallo-hydrolase; its protein translation is MKIKRISSFYSVFYLVELNGKKILIDSGSPFERRKINSLKEKLDFLLITHGHWDHIGNASFLQKNGTKIFIHERDYEFVKNKIIHLPPSKGTFYSNILYFSLNFLKRFAEFEIFERDSLKDLNSIYIIETPGHTYGSVTFKIENNYFIGDTLIGPNPFLNKPRISLFVEDKKILKKTLEILFELEGRFYPGHGSTFTSFELKRAKDFIWRELRER
- a CDS encoding chemotaxis protein CheC, giving the protein MKEEEGIFGIEGLREVANIGCGHAATALSGLINRKVMMSVPEVFIGDMGTVFEKVAGKTDEEAIGILLYFLGDLTGLTLLLLSKEEAISLLSLLIRERVSEINEQEESALKEVGNIITGAYMTALSDFLGLLALPTVPFLKNDNIRAILSDAFLQIEAERGFALCIKSILKIENGLEIKIAFFFLPDEHAIGIIQEKLKSFFE
- a CDS encoding DUF4388 domain-containing protein, with the translated sequence MPIEGKLEELSLIDFLQILAMNRKTGKIKAINELKKEKNSAEIILKRGNLQLITIVGDDFLYTKIKQSGLLKDLKEDLKFNEKEILKIAYEKIKDLSPIIKILRMSNETRMFEILSWKKGIFRFDEIKDEGEVLPDPFSFDIQDILLESSRRLDEWEEISKKIPSYSLVPVLSEKWLNEGASALDLSPLEWKILSLVDGRRKIEDIMEEFRLSSIEVAKEIIRLHERGIIEFKEVDKAIEEKAKREAEELFLKARDMIKKGKYLEAEAFLSKALSLYPDFIMAHLLLADLYFLLKNYRLASQEYYQVIRRDPHNPLGYYGMGFVRVKFGDLQGALKAWEKAYEYSTPDLKERIDRLLSLLRTLLLEIDKRKLLI
- a CDS encoding tetratricopeptide repeat protein — protein: MRSPTQEEIRILKSFATKIDPFDPAAHNNLAVVYFNRGLFDEAINELKKALDIDPDFNIARINLEIILKKTKKKEDLIDKYFRKVEQNPEDINARLEYAKTLYQLAKYSHALREYREVLLRDSKNKEAIKGVIRCYKKMGKFPEAIAAIRRAQRILPEDLDIKLDLGEVLYNQGNYDSAIKVLREVIEKDPNNAKAHLYLSFALGEKGYLEEALEEAIKAKELDPRISKVQGALGIDEEAPSIEELLQESIGIIEIKADPFESRLNLLEAYKNKLFLREAKNILEELKKMDDTRPELKKIEAEIFLLEENWDKAISLIEEIKEKDFHTWNMYAIALSRRGDTEKARKIFEGIKNYPYALNNLACIIANENREKAKEYFQRSYEIEPGFIVPLYNLSLIAIEENNLEKSLQYLKEINEIEKENPFYLTLYAKILNEIGEKYKAKELLREALRIEPDFSYAAFLLSKINGEDVSFKEEEKANVFQYLFAIEGSPRPVESRIFPSKEVEEFEGDKFLELKKVKILLKNRDFENALKLLLPLNKKYPEDKEILYLLALAYENLGFYENAENFYFKLLKEKEDDRIRLHLAHVFYRTKRYDRAEEELDKILKKDKEYIDVLLLKAKIKERKGELNEALEVLNKVLKKSKPDNKIIMWFGELLEKLERYEEARKEYEKIIKEDSKNKEALYAYARCSLKLKDEENFRNKIEVLKKEGATKYADLLIAIELTAKGKYKEAIEIFKSLQKDFFLKEELHFYFGVCYALIGKYAKAIEEWTKVVRLSENSPLAKKAKEHSALALKWLKMLEKEVRI
- a CDS encoding response regulator, with the translated sequence MNPRVLIVDDAQFMRKLLADILKKGGYEICGEASNGEEAVRLYRELKPDIVTMDIVMPDKSGIDAVREIISFDPHAKIIMVSAMGQQPLVLEAIQAGAKDYIVKPFQPARVLEAVERVIKSK